From a single Miscanthus floridulus cultivar M001 chromosome 8, ASM1932011v1, whole genome shotgun sequence genomic region:
- the LOC136476467 gene encoding pentatricopeptide repeat-containing protein At1g07590, mitochondrial-like, with protein sequence MLLCWELGLMMGSSTDRSWATTRALGVRRDRRPTLPYWGRRLCEAVMLLLRYRRPPLPVPAAGFFTSSGSNATAPPPHLGAEGPRNEPGQEGSLARRVERAASVGAAMRGWMTDGRAVHRGHVFHSINRLRRHRLHRTALQVMEWIVRERPYKLSELDYSYLLEFTAKVHGISEAESLFLRVPQEYQKDLLYNNLVMAALDLDLIKHSYAYMRKIRELSLPISPYVYNRLIILHSSPSRRKTISKILSQMKADLVIPHTSTYNILLKIQANEHNIDGLARVFNDMKRAKIEPNEITYGILAIAHAVARLYTVCHTYVDAIENSMTGTNWSTLEILLILYGYLGKEKELKRTWEIMQDLPHIRSKSFTLAIEAFGKVGSIDQAEKIWVQIKSTKKLSLTEQFNSILSVYCRHGVVDKASSIFKEMRANGCQPNAITYRHLALGCLKSGLVKEALNTIDMGKKEVVTKKVRSSTPWLETTHLLLENFAEIGDLENAKRLYSELNESKYSRNSFVYNTLLKAYVKAKVYEPDLLRTMILRGAMPDAETYGLLRLIEQFKI encoded by the exons ATGTTGTTGTGTTGGGAACTTGGGCTGATGATGGGCTCCTCGACCGATCGAAGTTGGGCCACGACTCGGGCGCTCGGCGTTAGGCGAGACAGGCGCCCCACCCTGCCGTACTGGGGCCGCCGCCTCTGCGAAGCCGTGATGCTGCTGCTCCGGTACCGGCGGCCGCCGCTCCCCGTCCCCGCCGCAGGATTCTTCACCAGCTCCGGAAGCAACGCCACCGCGCCTCCTCCTCATCTTGGGGCGGAGGGGCCCCGCAACGAGCCAGGGCAGGAGGGCTCGCTGGCGCGGCGGGTGGAGCGGGCGGCGTCGGTTGGCGCGGCCATGCGGGGCTGGATGACCGACGGCCGCGCCGTGCACCGCGGCCACGTATTCCACTCCATCAACCGCCTCCGACGACACCGTCTACACCGCACCGCCCTGCAG GTTATGGAATGGATTGTGAGAGAGAGGCCCTACAAGCTGAGTGAGCTTGATTACTCGTATCTGCTGGAGTTCACAGCTAAAGTCCATGGCATTTCTGAAGCCGAAAGCCTCTTCCTTCGCGTGCCTCAGGAATACCAGAAAGATCTCCTCTACAACAACCTTGTCATGGCTGCTTTGGATCTGGATCTCATTAAGCATTCATACGCTTACATGAGGAAGATTAGAGAATTGTCCCTGCCGATCTCGCCGTATGTTTACAACCGCCTCATCATCCTTCACTCATCACCCAGTCGCAGGAAAACTATATCCAAGATCCTTTCTCAGATGAAAGCTGACCTTGTGATCCCTCACACGTCAACCTACAACATCCTGTTGAAAATACAAGCCAATGAACACAACATCGACGGGCTAGCCAGGGTGTTCAATGATATGAAAAGAGCAAAGATTGAGCCCAATGAGATCACTTATGGCATTctagctattgcacatgctgttgCAAGGCTATATACTGTTTGCCACACATATGTAGATGCCATTGAGAATTCCATGACAGGTACTAATTGGTCCACGCTAGAAATTCTTCTTATCTTGTATGGATACCTTGGGAAGGAAAAGGAGCTAAAGAGGACATGGGAGATCATGCAAGACCTCCCTCATATTCGATCAAAAAGCTTCACACTAGCAATAGAAGCATTTGGAAAGGTTGGTTCCATTGATCAGGCAGAGAAGATATGGGTCCAGATAAAATCAACAAAGAAGTTAAGCCTTACAGAACAGTTCAATTCCATTTTATCAGTTTACTGTAGGCACGGTGTTGTGGATAAAGCATCATCTATATTCAAGGAAATGAGAGCAAACGGATGCCAGCCTAATGCTATTACTTATCGCCACTTAGCATTGGGTTGCTTGAAATCGGGTCTTGTTAAAGAAGCTTTGAACACAATAGATATGGGAAAGAAGGAAGTTGTCACTAAAAAGGTGAGGAGTTCAACACCGTGGTTGGAGACCACACATCTGTTGCTTGAGAACTTTGCAGAAATTGGAGACTTGGAAAATGCAAAGAGACTATACAGTGAACTGAATGAATCAAAATATTCTCGGAATTCCTTTGTGTATAACACTCTCCTGAAAGCTTATGTGAAGGCAAAAGTTTATGAGCCAGATTTGTTGAGGACAATGATTTTGAGAGGGGCAATGCCTGACGCTGAGACATATGGCCTTCTTAGACTGATTGAACAGTTCAAGATCTAA
- the LOC136476465 gene encoding uncharacterized protein isoform X1 yields the protein MMAGTKTLGPHPKGDDGDRPPRPPRQDKGKTVEQPRQKKQKHPDRQTQQSIEVAATTKAAKCGGNNGALRIGGSGPHSTQPLRRSPRGRAFVYPTEPQQQPEPGLGSRSHHRARDDSDVPPTEAEEESRSRCRGQDDAEVPPTEEDGLPPCHVNLRGASTSRVKRYRLASLDQWFPEQRDVRAGDSFYTTLQASFFRTFESERIALRSHRLLQLGFLRAAAGSEEIQQHIEYLPGLEALVTRPGLYVEEWVKIFYSTVWIDPDHKFIQFMFRGEVYRLLTQEIRETFGFAQSETRIHSLCYGTIDPPRRPHGGVCPPATHVAALFRPPFGPESRRTPDDLTPVGRVLNAAMRMTLLPRVGFKEALTNIQQWLLGALASHTVFDVADFLLCEIEDAISDGFRMRRQLPYAHYLSHMFVQMIQHPRHVNTLQASSQHFGVYRPTHTGDARRGSRVLRKVRRGLSVEEREEQEEQDEAIRQYEHEDLAHLFSEDLPSSDSSDDDFRVPSPPLPPRAHDAEAGGSGSGNAQAGGSGSAADTSRDQWIREMFERQQQAHERQLQAQAAAHEQMMALISGLSARQDQFQAQLAQERQTTQCLLQHLLGQSSLVPPVQQAPTAPLQTPVVPALQSSGLLGQGGFVQQQFVSPLTEFPRAFTTPGSGVPQGFAGLSQSAPAASAGQTKSVLASTSAATASCSLSATFNETIGLPTSSATAKAPVTASGALESASTETVPSSVGSSQQ from the coding sequence ATGATGGCTGGGACCAAGACTTTAGGCCCTCATCCAAAGGGCGATGATGGTGACAGGCCGCCTCGTCCTCCTAGACAGGACAAGGGCAAGACAGTGGAGCAGCCGCGTCAGAAGAAGCAGAAGCACCCCGACAGACAGACCCAACAGTCTATTGAGGTTGCAGCAACAACAAAGGCCGCAAAGTGTGGAGGCAACAATGGTGCTCTCAGGATTGGTGGCTCTGGACCGCACTCTACTCAGCCACTCCGTCGGTCTCCTCGTGGACGCGCATTCGTTTACCCGACAGAGCCTCAGCAGCAGCCGGAGCCTGGCTTAGGCAGCAGGTCGCATCACAGAGCGCGGGACGACTCAGATGTCCCACCTACAGAGGCAGAGGAGGAGAGCAGGTCGCGCTGTAGAGGGCAGGACGATGCAGAGGTCCCACCTACAGAGGAGGATGGTCTGCCACCTTGCCACGTCAACCTCCGTGGTGCTTCAACTAGCAGAGTCAAGCGATACCGTCTTGCCTCACTTGACCAGTGGTTCCCCGAGCAGCGGGATGTCAGGGCAGGTGATAGCTTTTACACTACTCTCCAGGCCTCTTTCTTCAGGACCTTTGAGTCAGAGAGGATAGCATTGCGCTCTCACAGGCTCTTGCAGTTGGGTTTCTTGAGAGCTGCAGCTGGTTCAGAGGAGATACAACAACACATTGAGTACCTGCCTGGCTTAGAGGCGCTTGTGACAAGACCAGGGCTGTACGTGGAGGAGTGGGTCAAGATTTTCTACTCTACAGTTTGGATTGACCCCGACCACAAGTTCATACAGTTTATGTTCAGAGGGGAGGTTTACAGACTTTTGACTCAAGAGATCCGAGAGACTTTCGGCTTTGCTCAGTCAGAGACTAGGATCCACAGTTTGTGCTACGGTACAATAGACCCCCCGAGACGCCCTCACGGCGGAGTGTGTCCACCAGCAACTCATGTGGCAGCTCTGTTCCGCCCACCGTTCGGACCTGAGTCCCGTCGTACTCCAGATGACTTGACTCCAGTGGGTCGGGTCCTGAACGCAGCGATGAGGATGACTCTACTTCCTAGGGTTGGCTTCAAAGAGGCGTTGACCAACATACAACAATGGCTTCTTGGTGCTCTTGCCTCTCACACCGTCTTCGATGTGGCAGACTTTCTATTGTGTGAGATTGAGGATGCGATCTCCGACGGTTTTCGTATGAGACGTCAGCTGCCCTACGCTCACTACTTGTCACACATGTTCGTGCAAATGATTCAGCACCCGAGGCACGTTAACACCCTTCAGGCATCTTCTCAGCATTTTGGAGTTTACAGACCTACTCACACCGGCGACGCTCGCCGTGGCAGCAGGGTTCTCAGAAAGGTTCGCAGAGGCTTGTCAGTtgaggagagagaggagcaggaggagcaggACGAGGCTATTCGTCAGTATGAGCACGAGGACTTGGCACACTTGTTCAGCGAGGACCTACCTTCTAGTGACAGCTCTGATGACGACTTTAGAGTCCCTTCACCTCCACTGCCTCCTCGAGCACACGACGCAGAGGCTGGGGGCTCTGGCTCAGGCAATGCACAGGCTGGTGGCTCTGGTTCAGCAGCAGACACCTCTCGAGATCAGTGGATCCGAGAGATGTTTGAGCGCCAGCAACAGGCCCATGAGAGACAGCTACAGGCCCAGGCAGCAGCACACGAGCAGATGATGGCCTTGATCTCTGGACTCTCAGCTCGTCAGGACCAATTCCAGGCACAGTTAGCTCAGGAGAGGCAGACTACACAGTGCTTACTCCAACACCTCCTTGGACAATCCTCCTTGGTTCCTCCTGTGCAGCAGGCTCCAACTGCTCCACTCCAAACACCTGTAGTCCCAGCCTTACAGTCTAGTGGACTTCTTGGACAGGGTGGTTTCGTTCAACAACAGTTCGTGTCCCCGTTAACCGAGTTCCCACGTGCCTTCACTACACCGGGTTCGGGTGTGCCACAGGGTTTCGCTGGCTTGTCTCAGTCCGCTCCAGCAGCTTCTGCAGGACAGACAAAGTCAGTGTTGGCTTCCACATCAGCAGCTACCGCCTCTTGTAGTCTCTCAGCTACTTTCAATGAGACCATAGGCTTGCCTACTTCATCAGCGACAGCTAAGGCACCTGTGACAGCCTCAGGAGCTCTAGAGTCCGCCTCCACGGAGACTGTACCTTCTTCGGTAGGGTCATCCCAGCAGTAG
- the LOC136476465 gene encoding uncharacterized protein isoform X3, which translates to MERKMPIRRRSARLSSGGRRRSARLDAAAAPGQYPGSWKLKQQREPSSSLVPSTMKKWKHKAKKTQSAERSGKTEDKITQSAESSGNGKHFWSLAEEQAYVNAVTELAPKYRGWNSEFYQAIADAVNKECSHLRKDYVHLDILKVKAKRADCKRCLKSYTRPDQQFCIRIGSIDPPFGTGYPMDSSSGAVAGPSTVKDEGIHAALQDLKSFGCKGLDLVKYAHLLNDQHHLDVFWAHGCRGQKMEQKISYLDEASGFSTPFVSLSSVVQEPRVLFTEFKKAALNFMIANRVASNPFSNHELFVSSYLLEDKVIRDVFGAYESYPERREFLLSQIEEVLMKVLGASSSCQLSQASRDY; encoded by the exons ATGGAGAGGAAAATGCCCATTAGACGACGCAGTGCCCGGCTTTCCTCGGGTGGACGGCGACGCAGTGCCCGGCttgatgctgctgctgctcctggaCAGTACCCGGGCTCCTGGAAG CTGAAGCAACAGAGGGAGCCGAGCTCTTCTCTTGTCCCCTCAACGATGAAAAAG TGGAAACATAAAGCTAAAAAAACACAATCAGCTGAACGCAGTGGAAAGACTGAAGATAAAATAACACAATCAGCTGAAAGCAGTGGAAATGGCAAACATTTTTGGTCACTGGCTGAAGAACAAGCTTATGTCAATGCAGTTACTGAACTGGCTCCCAAGTATCGAGGTTGGAATTCTGAGTTCTATCAGGCTATTGCTGATGCAGTGAATAAAGAATGCAGTCACCTCAGGAAGGATTATGTTCATTTGGACATACTGAAGGTCAAGGCCAAACGTGCAGATTGTAAACGGTGTTTG AAATCATACACACGGCCAGACCAACAATTTTGCATTCGTATTGGTTCAATTGACCCGCCTTTTGGTACGGGTTACCCCATGGATTCATCAAGTGGAGCAGTTGCGGGTCCAAGCACAGTCAAAGATGAAGGCATACATGCTGCACTGCAGGATTTGAAAAGTTTTGGGTGCAAAGGGTTAGACTTGGTGAAGTATGCACATCTACTGAATGATCAACACCATCTGGATGTGTTTTGGGCTCACGGTTGCCGTGGACAGAAGATGGAACAAAAGATAAGTTACCTCGATGAGGCATCAGGATTCTCTACCCCATTCGTATCACTATCTTCAGTGGTGCAGGAACCCAGAGTGCTTTTTACAGAGTTTAAAAAGGCTGCACTAAATTTTATGATAGCTAATAGGGTTGCTAGCAATCCATTTTCTAATCATGAACTCTTTGTTAGTTCATATTTACTGGAAGATAAAGTGATTCGGGATGTGTTTGGGGCTTATGAATCCTATCCAGAAAGGAGAGAGTTCCTCCTGAGTCAGATAGAAGAAGTGCTGATGAAAGTGCTGGGGGCGTCATCTTCTTGCCAGTTGTCTCAGGCATCTAGGGACTACTGA
- the LOC136476465 gene encoding uncharacterized protein isoform X2, producing the protein MERKMPIRRRSARLSSGGRRRSARLDAAAAPGQYPGSWKLKQQREPSSSLVPSTMKKTMLCQWKHKAKKTQSAERSGKTEDKITQSAESSGNGKHFWSLAEEQAYVNAVTELAPKYRGWNSEFYQAIADAVNKECSHLRKDYVHLDILKVKAKRADCKRCLKSYTRPDQQFCIRIGSIDPPFGTGYPMDSSSGAVAGPSTVKDEGIHAALQDLKSFGCKGLDLVKYAHLLNDQHHLDVFWAHGCRGQKMEQKISYLDEASGFSTPFVSLSSVVQEPRVLFTEFKKAALNFMIANRVASNPFSNHELFVSSYLLEDKVIRDVFGAYESYPERREFLLSQIEEVLMKVLGASSSCQLSQASRDY; encoded by the exons ATGGAGAGGAAAATGCCCATTAGACGACGCAGTGCCCGGCTTTCCTCGGGTGGACGGCGACGCAGTGCCCGGCttgatgctgctgctgctcctggaCAGTACCCGGGCTCCTGGAAG CTGAAGCAACAGAGGGAGCCGAGCTCTTCTCTTGTCCCCTCAACGATGAAAAAG ACTATGCTTTGTCAGTGGAAACATAAAGCTAAAAAAACACAATCAGCTGAACGCAGTGGAAAGACTGAAGATAAAATAACACAATCAGCTGAAAGCAGTGGAAATGGCAAACATTTTTGGTCACTGGCTGAAGAACAAGCTTATGTCAATGCAGTTACTGAACTGGCTCCCAAGTATCGAGGTTGGAATTCTGAGTTCTATCAGGCTATTGCTGATGCAGTGAATAAAGAATGCAGTCACCTCAGGAAGGATTATGTTCATTTGGACATACTGAAGGTCAAGGCCAAACGTGCAGATTGTAAACGGTGTTTG AAATCATACACACGGCCAGACCAACAATTTTGCATTCGTATTGGTTCAATTGACCCGCCTTTTGGTACGGGTTACCCCATGGATTCATCAAGTGGAGCAGTTGCGGGTCCAAGCACAGTCAAAGATGAAGGCATACATGCTGCACTGCAGGATTTGAAAAGTTTTGGGTGCAAAGGGTTAGACTTGGTGAAGTATGCACATCTACTGAATGATCAACACCATCTGGATGTGTTTTGGGCTCACGGTTGCCGTGGACAGAAGATGGAACAAAAGATAAGTTACCTCGATGAGGCATCAGGATTCTCTACCCCATTCGTATCACTATCTTCAGTGGTGCAGGAACCCAGAGTGCTTTTTACAGAGTTTAAAAAGGCTGCACTAAATTTTATGATAGCTAATAGGGTTGCTAGCAATCCATTTTCTAATCATGAACTCTTTGTTAGTTCATATTTACTGGAAGATAAAGTGATTCGGGATGTGTTTGGGGCTTATGAATCCTATCCAGAAAGGAGAGAGTTCCTCCTGAGTCAGATAGAAGAAGTGCTGATGAAAGTGCTGGGGGCGTCATCTTCTTGCCAGTTGTCTCAGGCATCTAGGGACTACTGA